In the genome of Paenibacillus sp. FSL R5-0766, one region contains:
- a CDS encoding Ger(x)C family spore germination protein: MIRFFMLLRVAFALSVLLLISGCWSSREIEELSVYVGLGIDIAKETEFEKDIAAQGGRYPKNNYITATVQIAPGSSNSKQSGQSGSPASGKTSYSNEQLTGDSLLQIFRQFALRRDRPLIGHHLKVIVVSKDIAKKYGLDQILDFVLRDNDIRPNCLVLISHHRAIDVLTSDDPSQIPAFYLTGITGNSYLSNKILDPVLLSKLDAQMQSGSSFLLQNVLNFNGEDKFSGASIFNGKTTKFIGELSQTDLEGLSWIRPKEKGGILKTYNKAGFTVVYEMKKKKTKIIPKVVGDDISFHVKTESEGWLMEDWRSPEREEKGDYLRELEKEFAELAEQQIRQVLYKLQHTYKVDVADFRDSLRIKEPKTWKRVKDDWDNIFSTVPITYDVKITITNPGSSTE; this comes from the coding sequence ATGATTCGTTTTTTTATGCTTTTACGTGTAGCCTTTGCTTTGTCGGTCCTTCTGTTAATATCCGGATGCTGGAGCAGTAGGGAGATCGAGGAACTAAGTGTCTATGTTGGTCTCGGGATCGATATCGCTAAAGAAACAGAATTTGAAAAGGACATCGCTGCTCAGGGAGGAAGGTATCCAAAGAATAATTATATAACGGCTACGGTGCAGATTGCTCCGGGCAGTTCCAACAGTAAACAGAGCGGCCAATCCGGTTCACCTGCTTCTGGAAAGACGTCCTATTCCAATGAACAGCTCACTGGAGATTCCTTGCTGCAAATCTTTCGTCAGTTTGCACTAAGGCGAGATCGTCCACTTATCGGACATCATCTAAAGGTCATCGTTGTCTCTAAGGATATTGCCAAAAAGTATGGTCTGGATCAGATACTGGATTTTGTCCTTCGGGATAACGATATTCGTCCAAATTGTCTGGTGCTGATTAGCCATCATCGCGCTATTGATGTACTGACTTCAGATGATCCTTCCCAGATTCCAGCATTTTATCTTACAGGAATTACCGGTAATTCGTACTTGTCCAATAAAATCCTGGACCCTGTTTTGCTCTCCAAATTAGATGCACAAATGCAATCTGGTTCCAGCTTCTTGCTCCAAAATGTACTGAACTTCAACGGAGAGGACAAATTCTCCGGTGCCAGTATCTTTAATGGGAAAACGACCAAATTCATCGGTGAACTCAGCCAAACGGATCTAGAAGGGCTATCGTGGATCAGACCTAAAGAAAAAGGAGGCATCTTGAAGACATATAATAAAGCAGGATTCACTGTTGTATATGAAATGAAGAAGAAAAAAACAAAAATAATTCCAAAAGTGGTTGGCGATGATATTTCATTCCATGTGAAGACCGAATCCGAAGGCTGGTTGATGGAAGATTGGCGTTCGCCCGAAAGAGAGGAAAAAGGGGATTATCTTAGAGAACTAGAAAAAGAATTTGCTGAACTGGCCGAACAACAGATTCGCCAAGTGTTATACAAACTGCAGCATACTTATAAAGTAGATGTTGCGGATTTTCGGGATAGCCTGCGTATCAAGGAACCTAAGACATGGAAAAGAGTCAAAGACGATTGGGATAACATTTTTAGTACCGTGCCAATCACGTACGATGTGAAGATTACCATCACCAATCCGGGGTCTTCCACCGAATAG
- a CDS encoding GerAB/ArcD/ProY family transporter — translation MNGSEGNISTRQAVVVIVNYMLGAGILTLPRTTSKAVGTPDVWISIILSGLIITGVGIILVTLCRRFPEKTVFQFTREITGSWIAYILGFAMIMYFMVIAAFEIRVMAEVTGMYLLERTPTWAIVMVFMWIGIYLISGGLAVIVRVFEIILPITLIIFVIEILLSNQLFEIGNLRPVLGEGITPILKGLKPSLLAYTGYEVMFVMTAYMKNPKKSNVAMSWGIIISTMIYLITVVMVVGSLSLDGIKTRTWPTLDLVRSFEIQGLIFERFESLLLVIWIMQIFSSFTITHYCASVGIRDLFRTKKIKVIMYALLPLIYLTALMPKTVDETFALGDMLGNSSVILFATLPLLLLIISLIRKKGGKHA, via the coding sequence GTGAACGGTTCCGAAGGAAATATTAGCACAAGGCAGGCCGTCGTAGTTATTGTAAATTACATGCTTGGCGCTGGGATCCTGACCCTCCCTCGAACGACGAGTAAAGCTGTCGGAACGCCAGATGTCTGGATATCCATCATTCTGTCTGGACTGATTATCACGGGTGTCGGAATTATTCTGGTTACCCTGTGTCGCAGATTTCCGGAGAAAACAGTGTTCCAGTTCACCCGTGAAATTACGGGGAGCTGGATTGCTTACATATTGGGATTCGCCATGATTATGTACTTTATGGTGATTGCTGCATTCGAAATCAGGGTCATGGCTGAAGTGACAGGCATGTATTTACTAGAGCGTACTCCGACATGGGCCATTGTGATGGTGTTTATGTGGATTGGCATATATTTGATCTCTGGTGGACTTGCTGTTATTGTGCGTGTATTTGAGATTATTTTGCCGATTACACTGATTATATTTGTGATTGAAATTTTGCTTAGTAATCAGTTATTTGAGATCGGCAATCTGAGACCCGTACTCGGCGAGGGTATCACGCCCATTCTCAAAGGGTTGAAACCTTCGCTGCTGGCTTACACGGGGTACGAAGTCATGTTTGTCATGACTGCTTATATGAAAAACCCCAAAAAGAGCAATGTAGCCATGAGCTGGGGCATCATCATATCGACTATGATTTATCTGATTACTGTTGTGATGGTTGTAGGCAGTCTGTCACTCGACGGCATCAAAACACGTACTTGGCCCACGCTGGATCTCGTAAGAAGCTTTGAGATTCAAGGTTTAATCTTTGAGCGTTTCGAATCCTTGCTATTGGTCATCTGGATTATGCAGATCTTCTCCAGCTTCACGATCACACACTATTGTGCTTCGGTAGGAATTCGGGATTTGTTTCGTACGAAGAAGATCAAGGTCATTATGTACGCCCTTCTGCCATTGATATATCTAACGGCATTGATGCCGAAAACCGTGGACGAAACCTTTGCACTGGGTGATATGTTGGGCAACTCATCCGTGATTTTATTTGCTACTTTACCTTTGTTGCTGCTGATTATAAGTCTGATACGCAAAAAAGGAGGCAAACATGCATGA
- a CDS encoding spore germination protein yields the protein MWSTIVSYVPDWTIWVQAFLVLIIPIGITVTMRWINAAIKRGTFSRSEKPSISSKDISPATAGQGQGTETGQYANIKLTGKYNTDLTSVRESFGQNADVHIREFTIRGTNTRAAVIYTEGLVDQDLIDDHLITPLMLEGVPELKREGFLHPDNAHLLSAYLQEQLLPVSLVEETKSLQEVAVGVLFGKNALLVDGLPGALLIGAHKIKTRGVNEPVSEGLLRGPRIGFTEQLSDNTGILRRYGSDQSLFIQKYEVGSRIKKDLAVAYIQDIADPNLVAEVQKRIEEMDMDSMLESGYVEQLIEDNTLSPFQQVLNTERPDRVMGALLEGRVAILLDGTPFVLIVPVSFSMLLQSPEDYYERWIPGTFLRMLRFMSAMLALLAPALYISFISFHPGLIPTKLVLTIIETRTGVPFPSIIEVLIMELSIEILREAGIRLPKPIAPSLGIVGGLIIGQAAVQAGIISQFLVIVVAVTAISSFTIPVYSAGITLRILRFAAMFSAAILGLFGVVMFFLLICTHLARLSSFGVPYVAPAVPYHFGEWKDFFIRAPLNMMRKRPEMSNPIDKDRKK from the coding sequence ATGTGGTCAACAATTGTATCCTACGTGCCGGATTGGACCATATGGGTTCAGGCATTCTTGGTCCTTATCATACCGATCGGCATTACAGTAACCATGCGGTGGATCAATGCCGCCATTAAGCGTGGAACCTTCTCTCGTTCCGAGAAACCCTCCATATCCTCGAAAGATATTTCTCCTGCTACCGCGGGTCAGGGTCAGGGAACCGAAACAGGCCAATATGCCAATATTAAATTAACCGGCAAGTACAATACGGATCTGACCAGTGTAAGAGAAAGCTTTGGTCAAAATGCTGATGTGCACATTCGGGAATTTACCATTAGAGGTACCAATACAAGGGCAGCTGTCATATATACCGAAGGCCTGGTAGATCAAGACTTAATCGATGATCACCTGATTACACCGTTAATGTTGGAAGGCGTTCCAGAGCTTAAGCGGGAGGGGTTCCTGCATCCGGATAATGCGCATTTACTGTCGGCCTACCTGCAAGAGCAATTACTACCTGTCAGTCTGGTTGAGGAGACCAAGTCCCTCCAAGAGGTCGCAGTTGGCGTGCTTTTTGGCAAAAATGCACTGTTGGTCGATGGATTGCCGGGGGCTCTGTTAATTGGAGCTCATAAGATCAAAACACGTGGTGTGAATGAACCGGTGTCAGAGGGGTTGCTCCGTGGCCCCCGAATTGGTTTTACTGAACAGTTAAGTGATAACACAGGTATTTTACGCCGGTATGGTAGTGATCAGAGCCTCTTTATTCAGAAGTATGAAGTAGGTTCACGGATCAAGAAAGATTTGGCTGTTGCCTATATTCAGGATATTGCTGATCCTAATCTCGTGGCGGAAGTCCAAAAGCGAATTGAAGAGATGGATATGGATTCCATGTTGGAATCTGGGTATGTTGAACAGCTCATCGAAGACAATACGCTCAGTCCGTTTCAACAAGTGTTGAATACAGAAAGACCAGACCGGGTGATGGGTGCTTTACTGGAAGGGCGAGTGGCTATTTTATTGGATGGGACGCCATTTGTCTTAATTGTGCCAGTGTCGTTTAGCATGTTGCTCCAATCTCCCGAGGATTATTATGAACGATGGATTCCTGGAACATTCCTGCGAATGCTGCGCTTTATGTCCGCCATGCTGGCCTTGCTCGCTCCTGCGCTCTATATCTCGTTTATCTCGTTCCATCCGGGACTTATCCCAACCAAGCTGGTATTGACGATCATTGAAACGCGGACCGGAGTGCCGTTTCCTTCAATCATCGAAGTACTGATCATGGAACTTTCGATCGAGATATTGAGGGAGGCTGGCATTCGTTTACCTAAGCCGATTGCACCCTCGCTAGGTATCGTTGGAGGTCTGATTATCGGCCAGGCGGCCGTACAGGCAGGAATTATAAGCCAATTCCTGGTCATCGTTGTTGCGGTTACCGCCATATCCTCCTTTACGATCCCTGTCTATAGTGCCGGCATCACACTGCGAATTCTGCGATTTGCTGCCATGTTTAGCGCGGCTATACTCGGATTGTTTGGCGTGGTTATGTTCTTTCTCCTTATATGTACCCATCTGGCGAGGCTCTCGAGCTTTGGCGTACCTTATGTTGCACCAGCCGTTCCTTATCACTTTGGGGAATGGAAGGATTTCTTTATCCGTGCTCCGCTAAATATGATGAGGAAACGTCCCGAGATGTCTAATCCAATAGATAAAGACCGCAAAAAATAA
- a CDS encoding PAS domain-containing methyl-accepting chemotaxis protein, whose translation MEKKDVVTDAMVIKAMEKSLAIIRFDLDRRVTYVNEVFAQTMGYTVDEMYGMKHQQLCFGQFANTPDYDAFWNSIFNGVSFQDKVERKDAKGNSVWLEATYMPVYDETNQKILGVSKIATNITNRQNNISVVVNELKTMSHELNGQADVGIERSQELMSSISYISEVSTSNRATLTHLQEQAGSIQGVVRTIREISSQTQLLALNAAIEAAHAGEFGRGFDIVAKEVKKLSAMVESSINEIRDSVTGITKEIGNITGGTKKVEEYVEQSQKQIEIALNDFTAIAASAHLLDAKAEHVTKIV comes from the coding sequence ATGGAAAAGAAAGATGTTGTCACCGATGCAATGGTCATCAAGGCGATGGAGAAAAGTCTTGCTATCATTCGATTCGATCTGGATCGCCGGGTAACCTACGTGAATGAAGTCTTTGCCCAGACGATGGGATATACGGTAGATGAGATGTACGGCATGAAGCATCAGCAATTATGCTTCGGTCAATTTGCAAATACCCCAGACTACGACGCTTTTTGGAATAGCATATTTAATGGTGTCAGCTTCCAGGACAAGGTTGAACGCAAGGATGCAAAGGGGAATTCCGTATGGCTTGAGGCGACATATATGCCGGTGTACGATGAGACGAATCAGAAGATACTGGGTGTCTCCAAAATCGCCACCAACATTACCAACCGTCAGAACAACATTTCGGTCGTAGTGAATGAGTTAAAAACGATGTCTCATGAACTAAATGGGCAGGCAGATGTAGGCATTGAACGGAGCCAGGAATTAATGTCCAGTATCTCCTATATCTCAGAGGTGTCGACTTCTAACCGTGCAACGCTGACTCATTTGCAGGAACAGGCCGGATCAATTCAGGGCGTGGTACGAACGATACGCGAGATTTCGTCTCAGACGCAACTGCTCGCGTTGAATGCTGCCATTGAGGCTGCACATGCAGGAGAATTTGGACGAGGATTCGATATCGTGGCCAAGGAAGTTAAGAAACTATCCGCAATGGTGGAGAGTTCGATTAATGAGATTCGTGATAGCGTTACCGGAATAACAAAGGAGATTGGTAATATCACAGGTGGTACCAAAAAAGTAGAAGAATATGTCGAGCAGAGCCAGAAGCAGATTGAGATCGCTCTGAATGATTTTACAGCAATTGCTGCATCGGCTCACTTGTTGGATGCCAAAGCGGAGCATGTGACCAAAATCGTATAA
- a CDS encoding VOC family protein has protein sequence MNFEVIPFLSMNGDAAAAIAFYEEFLGAKVIFKKSYKEMKEMNPGFEYPAGQDEYITHSVLEIGVNKVMIAEEAMDTERAWQLGNSTSLCIQSKDKDTIDQLYHSLIQHEGVKVLVPYEQNEFSPGYGIVRDPFGIAIQLCVTVHDF, from the coding sequence ATGAATTTTGAAGTGATACCATTTTTGTCGATGAACGGGGATGCGGCGGCAGCCATTGCTTTTTATGAGGAGTTTCTGGGCGCCAAGGTGATATTCAAGAAAAGTTATAAAGAGATGAAGGAGATGAACCCGGGCTTCGAGTACCCTGCCGGTCAAGATGAGTATATTACACATTCGGTGCTGGAGATCGGGGTTAACAAGGTCATGATTGCGGAAGAAGCAATGGACACGGAGAGAGCTTGGCAGCTGGGGAACAGCACGTCACTATGTATTCAATCCAAGGACAAAGATACAATCGATCAACTGTATCATTCTCTGATACAACATGAGGGTGTCAAGGTACTAGTACCGTATGAACAAAATGAATTCAGCCCAGGATACGGTATTGTACGGGACCCATTTGGCATTGCGATTCAGCTGTGTGTCACTGTGCACGATTTTTAA
- a CDS encoding YafY family protein has protein sequence MKKSERMNQMLRFINQKQQFTLQDLMQEFQISKRTALRDIASLEELGAPIYVEYGRYGGYRLLQQMQLPPISFNTGELHALYFAMQALRSFSSLPFQVSFRTIHEKFMSALSDKQRQDIENIQHRVYFQHTEQIRDSAHLEFLLMAAVQNIVIQITYANQRRSSDQRPSSANTNIRTIQPIALYAKKGYWYCQAYDLHKQAYRVFRCDRITSTETTEIEPLTHVNERYSQDAQSLWKPSEQAIPFKCLIDEAGMELFQQEHFPSMQIIEKMGHMYLVGSYEPHELDFIVRYLAGYGKSIKIMEPVILQKALRQYYLDLLDHV, from the coding sequence ATGAAAAAATCAGAACGTATGAACCAGATGCTGCGCTTTATTAATCAAAAACAACAGTTCACCCTGCAAGATCTCATGCAGGAGTTCCAGATCTCCAAACGAACTGCGTTAAGAGATATCGCTTCATTGGAAGAGTTAGGTGCGCCCATCTATGTCGAATATGGACGCTACGGCGGATATCGACTGTTGCAACAGATGCAACTGCCTCCCATTTCGTTTAATACGGGTGAGCTTCATGCCCTTTATTTTGCGATGCAGGCTCTCCGCAGCTTCTCCAGCTTACCCTTTCAAGTCTCTTTCCGGACCATTCATGAGAAATTTATGAGCGCGTTATCCGACAAGCAACGACAGGATATTGAGAATATCCAACACCGGGTTTACTTCCAACATACCGAGCAGATCCGCGACAGTGCACATTTGGAGTTTCTGCTGATGGCTGCTGTTCAGAATATAGTGATCCAGATTACGTACGCTAATCAGCGTAGATCCTCTGATCAAAGGCCATCTTCTGCAAACACCAATATCCGCACCATTCAACCCATCGCGCTTTATGCCAAGAAAGGCTATTGGTATTGCCAGGCGTATGATCTGCATAAACAGGCCTACCGTGTATTCCGCTGCGACCGCATCACTTCAACCGAAACAACGGAGATTGAACCTCTAACTCATGTAAATGAACGCTATTCACAGGATGCCCAGTCTCTATGGAAACCATCGGAACAAGCAATTCCATTCAAATGCCTGATTGACGAAGCCGGGATGGAGCTATTCCAGCAAGAACATTTCCCATCTATGCAGATCATCGAGAAAATGGGACACATGTATCTTGTCGGTTCGTATGAACCTCACGAGCTTGATTTCATAGTGAGATATCTTGCGGGCTATGGTAAATCGATTAAGATTATGGAGCCCGTCATCTTACAGAAAGCATTAAGGCAGTACTATCTGGACTTGTTGGATCATGTATAA
- a CDS encoding MFS transporter translates to MKLFYIVLALILASLNLRPPITSISPLMSTIQNDLGLSGMTASLLTTLPVLCMGIFAPFSVRLSRRWGNEGAIVLALILIGIGTGLRLFVGATPLMMFTSFLSGVGIALAGPLLSSFIKQYFPNRVAAMVGIYSTAMVMGASISVGLSVPLQQTLGGSWRGSLATWALLAAIALPIWLKLAWSARTERQSGQTSAVIHAPLPVKNRRAWVLTLFFGLMAAIFYSLTTWLPPAIQSHGYSQETAGNIQTLFTLISLPSTLFIPMLIHRYQRRVFWLVGCAMLELTGVLMLNLSVSPWLAAIPLGIGAGGLFPIALMLPIDETNNAQEASSWSAMTQSGGYILGALGPLAIGWLRDLTGSFVQAFYGLAIIIVLQIIVQVAIGNKKSLKVSQEQS, encoded by the coding sequence ATGAAACTTTTTTATATTGTATTGGCGCTTATTCTGGCTTCACTGAACTTAAGACCGCCGATTACTTCCATTTCTCCTCTGATGAGTACCATACAGAATGATCTGGGTTTGAGCGGCATGACCGCCAGTCTGTTAACTACACTACCGGTATTATGTATGGGCATATTCGCTCCATTCTCTGTAAGACTAAGTAGAAGGTGGGGGAATGAAGGAGCCATTGTGCTGGCTTTAATCCTCATCGGGATAGGTACGGGTTTACGATTGTTCGTAGGCGCAACTCCGTTGATGATGTTCACTTCTTTTCTGTCAGGTGTAGGGATTGCATTGGCAGGGCCACTGTTGTCCAGCTTCATAAAGCAGTATTTTCCTAACCGAGTGGCAGCCATGGTCGGCATCTACTCTACAGCAATGGTGATGGGGGCCAGCATTAGTGTGGGATTATCGGTTCCGCTTCAGCAGACGTTGGGTGGATCTTGGAGAGGTTCTTTGGCTACATGGGCATTACTCGCAGCCATTGCATTGCCGATCTGGTTAAAATTAGCTTGGTCTGCGCGTACAGAGAGACAATCCGGACAAACTTCGGCTGTCATTCATGCCCCACTTCCGGTGAAGAACAGGCGTGCATGGGTGCTGACACTGTTCTTCGGACTGATGGCCGCGATCTTCTATTCATTAACCACCTGGCTTCCGCCAGCCATTCAAAGCCATGGATATAGCCAAGAGACTGCTGGCAACATCCAAACGTTATTTACATTGATATCACTGCCCTCAACGTTATTCATTCCCATGCTTATACACCGATACCAAAGGCGTGTCTTCTGGCTTGTTGGATGTGCGATGTTGGAGTTAACAGGTGTCCTGATGCTGAATCTCTCTGTCAGTCCGTGGCTCGCGGCGATCCCGCTCGGTATTGGTGCAGGGGGACTGTTCCCGATTGCACTCATGTTGCCGATTGATGAGACAAACAATGCTCAGGAAGCTAGCAGCTGGTCGGCTATGACTCAATCTGGTGGTTACATTCTTGGAGCACTTGGGCCGCTGGCGATTGGTTGGCTCCGCGATCTAACAGGCAGCTTTGTGCAAGCATTTTATGGCTTGGCTATCATCATCGTGTTGCAGATTATCGTTCAAGTTGCTATTGGCAATAAAAAAAGTTTAAAAGTTAGCCAGGAGCAGAGCTAA